The Arachis hypogaea cultivar Tifrunner chromosome 19, arahy.Tifrunner.gnm2.J5K5, whole genome shotgun sequence genome has a window encoding:
- the LOC112777112 gene encoding plastid-lipid-associated protein 6, chloroplastic produces MASLNLFPHTSSPSCSSSSSSSSFRSGCSFLRPNSSVNLQSFRRTHTRSLSLVVKSTAGDTSVADPPPSFSGDRVSSSDSISSLKLTLLSAVSGLNRGLAANEDDLRKADAAAKELEAAGGLVDLSADLDKLQGRWRLIYSSAFSSRTLGGSRPGPPTGRLLPITLGQVFQRIDILSKDFDNIVEVQLGAPWPFPPLDATATLAHKFELIGSSKIKITFEKTTVKTAGNLSQLPPFELPRIPDSFRPPSNTGSGEFEVTYLDTDTRITRGDRGELRVFVIS; encoded by the exons ATGGCTTCTCTCAACTTGTTCCCTCACACCTCTTCACCTTcttgttcctcctcctcctcctcctcctcctttaggAGCGGTTGCTCCTTTCTGAGGCCAAACTCTTCCGTTAACCTTCAAAGCTTTCGCCGCACTCACACCCGCAGCCTCAGCCTTGTCGTGAAATCAACAGCGGGTGACACATCTGTGGCTGACCCTCCTCCTTCTTTCTCAGGGGACCGGGTCTCTTCTTCTGATTCTATCTCCTCTCTCAAGCTCACTCTCCTG AGTGCTGTTTCTGGGCTGAATAGAGGTCTTGCTGCAAACGAGGATGATCTGAGAAAGGCAGATGCTGCAGCTAAGGAACTCGAAGCTGCCGGAGGACTAGTTGATCTCTCGGCTGACCTcgataaattgcaaggaagatGGAGACTGATATATAGCAGTGCATTCTCATCTCGTACTCTAGGCGGCAGCCGGCCTGGACCTCCCACCGGAAGACTCCTTCCTATAACTCTTGGACAG GTTTTTCAACGAATTGACATCTTGAGCAAAGATTTTGATAATATAGTGGAGGTTCAATTGGGTGCTCCGTGGCCCTTCCCCCCACTTGATGCAACAGCGACGTTAGCTCATAAATTTGAACTCATAG GATCATCAAAGATCAAAATTACATTTGAGAAAACCACTGTGAAGACAGCTGGGAATTTATCACAGTTGCCGCCGTTTGAGTTACCTCGAATTCCTGATTCATTCAGGCCTCCGTCTAATACAGGAAGTGGAGAATTCGAAGTTACCTATCTTGACACAGATACTCGCATCACGAGAGGAGATAGAGGCGAGCTCAGAGTCTTTGTGATTTCATGA